CGCCCCTCGACCTCCCCTTCCCCACCTCCTCGATCACACCCTCCGAAAGAAGCCGCCGCACGATGTTCGAGACCGTCTGCGCCGTGAGCCCCGTGCGCTCCGCGATCTCCACCCGGCTCGCCCCGTCCCCGAGCCGGATGATCTCCAAAACCAGACGCTGGTTGTAGTCCTTGACCTTCAAAAGGTTCGTCCCCGTGCGCATAGGATCACCCCCTGACCGAATTCGAACGAGTCTATTCTAAGGGCCCGGTGTGTGCAGGCCACCTCTGTTAACATAACTCAAGTTGAGTTATTTAGTAAGAGGAGGACGGGTGCTGGGAAGGTGGAAGGTAGCGGACTTCACGGCCGGAGACGGCTTTGCGGCCGGGGCGCACGAGGAGGAATTCCCGGAGGAGGGGTGGATCGGAGCGGAGGTTCCGGGGGACGTGCACACGGCGTTGCTCCGGGCCGGCCGGATAGAGGACCCCTTCTACGGTCACAACGAGG
This is a stretch of genomic DNA from Rubrobacter calidifluminis. It encodes these proteins:
- a CDS encoding winged helix-turn-helix domain-containing protein; the protein is MRTGTNLLKVKDYNQRLVLEIIRLGDGASRVEIAERTGLTAQTVSNIVRRLLSEGVIEEVGKGRSRG